The segment TTTGGCATCCACGACTAAATTAATACGATCCTCGCTAAATGACTTAGACAATGGCTTAAATTAAGTTATCCATGTCTATGGGACACAATCAACGATTTTACTGATAACTTTAATCTTCGTCTAGATCGATATCATCATCATCATCATCATCGTAAGTGTCATCTACATCCATTAATTCTGAGATTTCTTCATCTTCGCTCAACAGATGGGAAGATTCTTCGATTTCTCTACTAATCAGACGATTAGTTGATTCCAGCCAATCTAGGAGAGCAAAATCATGTTTAACGGGAATCACTGCGGCCGGTTCATAACGAGGTTCTTGACGTAGGGAAGGATTATAGGAAGGATTAGACATCGGTTAATACTGAGAAACACGCTTTGATAATCATACTTCGAGTGTACCATTAGGATTCCTCATTGTGTCTTTCTAGTTACAAGACTCTTTATTCCTCCTCACCCGACAAAACCAGGGCAAATGCTCGTAAGGTTATCAAAACTTTCAGTAATATTAGCCTAAATTCTCTTGTTGATAACTAATAAAATAGCTAATTACTTGATTTGACTTTTTTTAGTTAATCCTAAAAATACCGAAAGGGTTATCTGTGGCTTTCCTTATTTCCGTGAAATTACCGTTACAAGTGATTGGGATCACGGCTTAACATTGATGAAGGAGAAAGCAATAATATTTTTGTTTTCTAACTTTTAATTGTAGCTAATCCAGCCAATTAGTACTCATCAAGGGGTATTTTTAAGTAGTCAAAATAACTTGTTTTCTTTGATTTTTTATTTTTTATTTCTATATTCTTATCATGGCTGGATCTACGTTT is part of the Rippkaea orientalis PCC 8801 genome and harbors:
- a CDS encoding DUF3134 domain-containing protein, with product MSNPSYNPSLRQEPRYEPAAVIPVKHDFALLDWLESTNRLISREIEESSHLLSEDEEISELMDVDDTYDDDDDDDIDLDED